Part of the Pirellulales bacterium genome is shown below.
AGCCCTCCACCAGCGAAACCACCAGCGAGTCCGGCCGAAGACCCGTTACCTCCGACGACGGCGGTCCTTCGGGCAGCATGCGAAGCTGCTCGATGGCGAAGCGGGCGGAGCGTTCGATCTCCAACCACCGCACGTAGGCACGGGCAAACACGTCGCCGTCGTGCCAGGTGGTGACGGGAAGCTGTGCGAAGCGGTAGATGCCCGAAGGATAGTCGCGCCGCACGTCGTGGTCGATGCCGCAAGCGCGGGCGGCAGGCCCCACCAGGCCCAGCGCGAGGGCGGTTTCGCGAGTCACGGTGCCCGTATCCTCGAAACGGGCCAGCACCGAAGGGGTCTTCCATAAAAGTTGGGCCGCCCCCCTCACTTCAGCGAGGGCCGTCTGGAGCCTGGCCGTCATCTGTTCCGCCCGCAGACCGTCGACGTCGAACCCGACACCGCCGGGCTCGACGAAGCTGCGCCCGAAGCGGTTGCCGCAAAGCATGGCCGTGGCATTGAGAAAGTCGCCCCGCAGCCGTCCGCAGAAGGCCGCGGTCGGCAGGAACCCGACGTCCTGGGCCAGCGCTCCCAGGTCGCCGGTATGATTGGCCAGCCGTTCCAGCTCCAGGGCCACGCCGCGCAGCACCTGGGCGCGAATGGGAGCTTCGCGGCCGGCGAGAGCTTCCACCGCCTGGCAATAGGCGGTGGCGTGCCCGATGGACGTGTCGCCGGCCAGCGTCTCCATGACATGGAGGGTCCGTTTGTTCGGCCCGCCGACAAGCGCCTGTTCGACGCCGCGGTGCTGGTAGCCGAGCTCGATCTCCAGGTGAAATACCTGCTCGCCGTGACACTGGAAGCGGAAATGCCCAGGCTCGATGACCCCGGCGTGAATCGGACCGACGGCGACTTCGTGAATCTCCTCGCCCTCGACGCGGAAGTAATCCGTCCCTGGCGGCTGAACGCAGGGCAGAATGGCGCTGCCGACGGCGCGGCTCCAGGCGTCGTGGCCGGGGCGATACGATTCGTGGAAGCGAATCGGCTTCAGCCAGGGATGCCTCTCCGGGACGACTCCCCACTGCTCGGCGATTTCGCGCTCGAACCAATGCGCCGGCGGACAATCGGGCGTCAGTGCTGGGTAGCGATCGCCCACATCGACCGCGCAGACGGCCAAGAGCCCTTTGAGCGGCAGACCGACGACGCCGTAGAGCCGCACGGAGTTGGCGACCGGCCGGCCAAACAGGGCGCACAACTGACCGCCGGCCGAGAGTTCATCTGCCAACCAGGCGCGGAACTCCGCCAGCGGCAGTACGGGGATCTCGGCCAGCGGCACGACTCCGCTATTGGTCACGCGCGGCGGCTGGAGCGATGTCGTCACGGTGTCAACCTTGCGACTGAAGGGAGCGACTCTTCCCGTCGACGGATCTCGTCGAGCAGCGCCTGCTGCTGGGGTTTCGTCCGCAGGAAGCTCCGAAAGCTTGCATCGCGAAGCACGCCGGCCAGCCTGGCGAGCAGACGCAGGTGCTCGTGGATCGTCGGGCAGACCATAATGAACAGCGTATCGACCGGCTTGCCGTCGGGCGCGTCGAACGCGATCGGTTGCGAAAGCAGACAGAGGCGAATGGCCGGTCTGGGCACCGCGAGCAACAACGGGTATCGGGCGTGCGGAATTGCAATTCCGTCTCCCACACAGGTGGTGCCTACCGACTGGCGGGCCATCAGCAGTTGCACGAGTTGTTCGCGGTGGAAGTCTTCCGGCAAAGGCATGTCGTCGAGTGCTTTCAGCAGCACGGAGCGCGGCCCGGCCGCTTCCGGACCGAGCTCCAGGTGCTTCACGCCTCCGCGCCGCAACGCATCGAGCAACTCGCTCGGCTCCTCCGTTTCGCCGTAGGCTTCGCAGAAAATGGCCGGCGAGAACTTGATGCCCCGCGCCGTGGCCCATTCCAGCAGCTCGGAGCGGTTAAAGCGATGCCGCGTATTGATGATCTGGACCGGCAGATCCTCTTCCTGAATCCAGCGATGCACCTGGTTTTCGCTGACCTCGAACAGCCGCACCACATCGGGAAGCGTCAATTGCACAACGAACTCCTTGAACGTGCGGCGATGCGGAGCAACAGGCCGGCCTCAGGAAATGGCGTACTGGAATTTGCCCGACGCGTCGAGCGACACCTGCACGCGGCTGATCGGCTGCGCCGCGGCCAGGCGGCCGAGGAATTCGCCCGACATTTCCGGGAGCATGGTGCGCGTGAGAATGTGGTCGACGTTGCGGGCGCCGCTTTCCACCTCGCGGCAGCGCGCCGCGATGCTGCTGACGATCTCCGGGGCGTAAGTGAATTCGGCCCGGTAGTTCTCGTGAATCCGCCGCCGAATGCGGCCCAACTGCAGCTCGATGATGCTGCGCATCACCTCGTCGCTGAGCGGGTAATAGGGCACCACCGTCATCCGCCCCAGGAAGGCGGGCTGGAACACCTTCAGCAGATCGGGCCGCAGGGCCTCGGCCAGGGCGACGGGATCCGGACGTGTTTCGGGGTCGGCGCAGAGCTTCATCACGGTATCCGTGCCCACGTTCGACGTGAGCAGAATCACGGTGTTCTTGAAGTCGATCTCGCGCCCCTCGGAGTCTTCGAGCACGCCCTTGTCGAACACCTGATAAAACAGCTCCATGACGTCGGTGTGGGCCTTCTCAATCTCGTCGAGCAACACGACGCTATATGGCTTGCGGCGGACGGCCTCGGTGAGCACGCCTCCTTCGCCGTAGCCGACGTAGCCGGGCGGCGAACCTTTGAGCGCCGAGACCGTGTGCGCCTCCTGGTACTCCGACATGTTGATGATGACCATGTTCCGCTCGCCGCCGTAGAGGATGTCGGCCAGGGCCAGGGCGGTCTCGGTCTTTCCCACGCCGCTGGGACCGACCAACATAAAAACACCGATCGGGCGACGCGGGTCCGTTAGGTTCGCCCGTGCCGTGCGAATGCGCTGGCTGATCAACTCCAGGGCGTGCGATTGCCCGATGATGCGATCGGCCATCCGCTCTTCGAGCGACATGACGGTCTTGATTTCGTCCGTCAGCATTTTGCCGACCGGGATTCCGGTCCAGCCGGAGACGACCTCGGCGATCGTCTGCGGCTCGACGCAGGCCTGCAACAACGGCTTTTCGCCTTGTAGTTCGCGCAGTTCTTTTTCGGTCGCGCGAAGTTCGTCGCGCAGGCGCCGCACGTCGGCGTCGGTCAAAGGGGGCGGCGCCTCGGCCGCTTTTGCGTCGCCTGCCGGTTTGGTGGGCGAAGCATGCTCTTCCAGCCGGCTGCGCAGCTCGCGAATGCGCGTCACCAGATCCTTTTCCTGGTTCCAACGCTTCTCCAGATCGGCGAATCTGCCCTCGGCTTCGCTCTTTTCCACATCGAGCGCCGCCAGGCGTTCGTCGTGCAGTGCGCCGGTGGCGGCTTCGCGCTTCAAAATGCCGATCTGCACGTCGAGATTGTCGATCTGCCGGCGCAGGTCTTCCAGCGCCGGCGGGATGGCGCTGTGCCCGATGGCCACGCGGGCGCAGGCCGTGTCGAGC
Proteins encoded:
- a CDS encoding NADH-quinone oxidoreductase subunit C — encoded protein: MTTSLQPPRVTNSGVVPLAEIPVLPLAEFRAWLADELSAGGQLCALFGRPVANSVRLYGVVGLPLKGLLAVCAVDVGDRYPALTPDCPPAHWFEREIAEQWGVVPERHPWLKPIRFHESYRPGHDAWSRAVGSAILPCVQPPGTDYFRVEGEEIHEVAVGPIHAGVIEPGHFRFQCHGEQVFHLEIELGYQHRGVEQALVGGPNKRTLHVMETLAGDTSIGHATAYCQAVEALAGREAPIRAQVLRGVALELERLANHTGDLGALAQDVGFLPTAAFCGRLRGDFLNATAMLCGNRFGRSFVEPGGVGFDVDGLRAEQMTARLQTALAEVRGAAQLLWKTPSVLARFEDTGTVTRETALALGLVGPAARACGIDHDVRRDYPSGIYRFAQLPVTTWHDGDVFARAYVRWLEIERSARFAIEQLRMLPEGPPSSEVTGLRPDSLVVSLVEGWRGEICHVAITDVAGRFAHYKVVDPSFHNWIGLMLSLRDQQISDFPLCNKSYNLSYCGHDL
- a CDS encoding PTS sugar transporter subunit IIA, with amino-acid sequence MQLTLPDVVRLFEVSENQVHRWIQEEDLPVQIINTRHRFNRSELLEWATARGIKFSPAIFCEAYGETEEPSELLDALRRGGVKHLELGPEAAGPRSVLLKALDDMPLPEDFHREQLVQLLMARQSVGTTCVGDGIAIPHARYPLLLAVPRPAIRLCLLSQPIAFDAPDGKPVDTLFIMVCPTIHEHLRLLARLAGVLRDASFRSFLRTKPQQQALLDEIRRREESLPSVARLTP
- the tssH gene encoding type VI secretion system ATPase TssH translates to MDINLKSLIGKLNDTSRRALEGAAGLCLSRSNYNVEIEHWLLKILELTDSDLTRLLRYYEIEQSRLTRELTRSIDQLKTGNTRPPALSVNIVDVVREAWVLASIEFGAPAVRSGHLLLALLSNPGLLRQTRETMPELARISADALHREMRDIVAGSPEDEPTAEAAAVPGGPALSAPGGKTPALDQFTVDLTLRARQGKIDPVLGRDLEVRQVVDILTRRRQNNPILTGEAGVGKTAVVEGFALRIAAGDVPPPLKNVALRTLDLGLLQAGAGVKGEFENRLKSVIEEVKKSPQPIIIFIDEAHTMIGAGGQAGQGDAANLLKPALARGELRTIAATTWSEYKKYFEKDAALARRFQVVKVEEPTEAQATIMMRGLAATLEKHHNLRILDEAIQEAVRLSHRYITGRQLPDKAVSLLDTACARVAIGHSAIPPALEDLRRQIDNLDVQIGILKREAATGALHDERLAALDVEKSEAEGRFADLEKRWNQEKDLVTRIRELRSRLEEHASPTKPAGDAKAAEAPPPLTDADVRRLRDELRATEKELRELQGEKPLLQACVEPQTIAEVVSGWTGIPVGKMLTDEIKTVMSLEERMADRIIGQSHALELISQRIRTARANLTDPRRPIGVFMLVGPSGVGKTETALALADILYGGERNMVIINMSEYQEAHTVSALKGSPPGYVGYGEGGVLTEAVRRKPYSVVLLDEIEKAHTDVMELFYQVFDKGVLEDSEGREIDFKNTVILLTSNVGTDTVMKLCADPETRPDPVALAEALRPDLLKVFQPAFLGRMTVVPYYPLSDEVMRSIIELQLGRIRRRIHENYRAEFTYAPEIVSSIAARCREVESGARNVDHILTRTMLPEMSGEFLGRLAAAQPISRVQVSLDASGKFQYAIS